One Flavobacteriales bacterium DNA window includes the following coding sequences:
- the glgB gene encoding 1,4-alpha-glucan branching protein GlgB has product MDSDVQSFSLFNDGDVQSFREGSHYALHHKFGSTPMEVNGTAGTYFAVWVPNADEVVVMGDFNEWSRDRHKLNVRWDSSGIWEGFIPAANPGHAYKYLIRANQREELEKGDPFARRWEMPPKTASVIHRSEYTWNDDAWLKARADKKVLQEPMSVYEVHLGSWRRNADGYSLSYRELIDALVPYVVELGYTHVEFMPVMEHPFFGSWGYQITGYFAPTARFGTPEDLKALIDAFHAAGIGVILDWAPSHYPGDAHGLYRFDGTHLYEHADPRKGFHPDWNSYIFNYGRNEVLAFLVSNARYWFEEFHADGLRVDAVASMLYLDYSRNEGEWIPNEHGGRENLEAIHFMKQMNEVVYRDFPGAQTIAEESTSFPGVTQPTYLGGLGFGKKWMMGWMNDSLEYFKKDPLYRQYHHNEISFSLTYMFSEKFMLPLSHDEVVHGKGSLLERMPGDEWQRFAHLRLLFGYMMGHPGSKLSFMGNEIAQPFEWKHDEQLRWDLLKYEPHKGQYEMIKVLNELYKSEPALYERTYEQKGFEWIDHSDHVNGTLVWIRHGFDPKDDLVIVANFTPVARESFRIGIPSDGRWSEVLNTDDRRFYGSGFINGEALETNSSGWHGRPYSLDLKVPPLGVTFLKKSNA; this is encoded by the coding sequence ATGGATTCGGACGTACAGTCTTTTTCGCTCTTCAACGACGGTGATGTTCAATCGTTTCGCGAGGGCAGCCACTACGCACTACACCACAAATTCGGAAGCACGCCGATGGAGGTCAACGGCACGGCCGGAACCTACTTCGCGGTATGGGTGCCTAATGCCGATGAGGTGGTGGTCATGGGCGATTTCAATGAGTGGAGCCGCGATCGACATAAGTTGAACGTGCGGTGGGACAGTTCCGGCATATGGGAAGGGTTTATTCCGGCCGCAAACCCAGGCCACGCCTACAAGTATTTGATACGGGCAAACCAGCGGGAGGAACTCGAAAAAGGCGATCCGTTTGCCCGTAGGTGGGAAATGCCGCCCAAAACGGCCAGCGTGATCCACCGGTCCGAATATACCTGGAACGACGACGCGTGGCTAAAGGCACGGGCCGACAAAAAAGTGCTTCAAGAGCCCATGTCGGTATACGAAGTGCACCTCGGAAGCTGGCGCCGTAATGCCGATGGCTACTCGCTCAGCTACCGCGAACTCATCGACGCACTCGTACCTTATGTCGTTGAACTGGGGTACACTCACGTTGAATTCATGCCCGTAATGGAGCACCCTTTCTTCGGTTCGTGGGGCTACCAAATTACCGGCTATTTTGCGCCTACGGCGCGATTCGGGACTCCCGAGGATCTAAAGGCCCTCATAGATGCGTTTCATGCCGCAGGCATTGGAGTCATCCTGGATTGGGCTCCAAGTCATTATCCCGGCGATGCACATGGACTTTACCGCTTCGACGGAACGCATTTATACGAACACGCCGATCCACGCAAAGGGTTTCACCCCGACTGGAACTCGTACATCTTCAATTATGGGCGCAATGAGGTTCTCGCCTTTTTGGTGAGTAATGCCCGATATTGGTTCGAAGAGTTTCACGCCGACGGCTTGCGGGTCGATGCCGTGGCTTCGATGCTGTACCTCGATTACTCGCGCAACGAAGGCGAGTGGATCCCCAATGAGCACGGAGGAAGAGAGAACTTGGAAGCCATACATTTCATGAAGCAAATGAATGAAGTTGTCTACCGCGACTTTCCGGGGGCGCAAACCATAGCCGAGGAAAGTACCAGTTTTCCGGGGGTTACCCAACCGACCTACTTGGGCGGACTCGGATTCGGGAAAAAGTGGATGATGGGATGGATGAACGACTCCCTAGAGTATTTCAAAAAAGATCCGTTGTACCGTCAGTACCACCACAATGAGATCAGCTTTAGCCTTACCTACATGTTCTCGGAGAAATTCATGCTGCCCCTTTCGCACGACGAGGTGGTACACGGAAAAGGTTCGTTGTTGGAGCGTATGCCGGGTGATGAGTGGCAGCGGTTTGCACATCTGAGGTTGCTGTTTGGCTACATGATGGGGCACCCGGGAAGCAAGTTGTCGTTCATGGGCAACGAGATCGCTCAGCCGTTTGAATGGAAACACGACGAACAGTTGCGGTGGGATCTACTTAAATACGAACCGCACAAAGGACAATACGAAATGATCAAAGTGCTGAACGAGCTTTACAAAAGCGAACCTGCACTATACGAAAGAACTTATGAGCAAAAAGGATTCGAGTGGATCGATCACAGTGATCACGTAAACGGAACACTGGTTTGGATTCGCCATGGCTTCGATCCGAAGGACGACTTGGTGATCGTTGCGAATTTTACTCCTGTAGCTCGCGAAAGCTTCCGCATTGGAATACCTTCGGATGGGCGTTGGTCCGAGGTACTGAATACCGATGATCGGCGTTTTTACGGAAGTGGTTTTATCAATGGAGAAGCACTGGAAACGAACTCTAGCGGTTGGCATGGCCGACCGTATTCTTTGGACCTGAAGGTGCCGCCCTTGGGTGTGACCTTTCTGAAGAAAAGCAATGCATAA
- a CDS encoding isoamylase early set domain-containing protein, giving the protein MSLKKQFLKTKPVCKVTFSLPFEAAPDASEVFVAGEFNGWYPKETPMKKLKNGTFKTVVDLETGRDYAFRYVIDGKMWENDWEADAYRPNDVSFDDNSIVSLS; this is encoded by the coding sequence ATGAGCCTTAAAAAGCAATTCCTAAAAACAAAGCCGGTTTGCAAGGTGACCTTTTCTTTGCCTTTCGAAGCAGCACCTGATGCTTCTGAAGTTTTTGTGGCCGGTGAATTCAACGGTTGGTATCCGAAAGAGACCCCGATGAAAAAATTAAAGAACGGAACGTTCAAGACCGTCGTTGATCTGGAAACGGGACGCGACTATGCCTTTCGTTATGTGATCGATGGAAAGATGTGGGAAAACGATTGGGAGGCAGATGCATACCGCCCGAACGACGTTTCCTTCGACGATAACTCCATCGTTTCGCTTTCATAG
- a CDS encoding gliding motility-associated C-terminal domain-containing protein — protein MENQNEGCDISVPNVFSPNGDGRNDVFIIQGLAGRMNSFRIFNSWGTQVYSRVNYLNDWSPDNLSEGTYYYVLSVEELEDLTGFVTLVR, from the coding sequence TTGGAGAATCAAAACGAGGGTTGCGATATTAGCGTTCCTAATGTTTTTTCACCCAACGGTGATGGCAGAAATGATGTGTTCATCATTCAGGGCCTCGCAGGGCGCATGAATTCCTTTCGCATTTTTAATAGTTGGGGTACTCAAGTCTACAGTCGGGTGAACTACTTGAATGATTGGTCACCCGATAATCTTTCCGAAGGAACCTACTATTATGTTCTGTCCGTTGAAGAACTAGAAGATTTAACCGGGTTCGTCACCCTGGTGAGGTAA
- a CDS encoding T9SS type A sorting domain-containing protein, with translation MSPFAGIYESTDATNWTQISPANWSVTDANISDNYLYVAANDSVWRMPVNNQSSSIDELEELLRVKIGPNPAAGRLHIAWESDGPMEGTWRLINAYGQVVDLHSFEGQGGLSAIFDVALQPAGAYFLVLESSEGALSKPVMVQ, from the coding sequence TTGAGCCCGTTCGCAGGGATTTACGAATCGACCGACGCCACGAACTGGACACAAATATCGCCGGCGAACTGGAGCGTAACGGATGCTAATATCTCCGACAACTATTTATACGTCGCCGCGAACGACTCGGTCTGGCGGATGCCCGTGAACAATCAGAGTTCGAGCATTGACGAATTGGAGGAGTTGCTCCGGGTGAAGATCGGGCCGAATCCGGCCGCAGGCCGCCTTCACATTGCGTGGGAAAGCGATGGGCCCATGGAAGGCACTTGGCGGCTAATAAACGCCTATGGGCAAGTTGTAGATCTTCACTCTTTCGAGGGCCAGGGAGGGCTCAGTGCCATCTTTGACGTAGCACTACAACCGGCCGGGGCCTACTTCCTGGTGCTCGAAAGTTCGGAGGGTGCCCTTTCGAAACCCGTGATGGTACAATAG
- the glgP gene encoding alpha-glucan family phosphorylase translates to MSSNDQPKVAYFCMEYGLHEEFKMYAGGLGILAGDYMKGAKQYNFPIVGIGIKWKQGYTDQRIDADGKPYDTYHNYEYPLLEDTGIIVPVEIRGHEIHCKVWKTERYDNAPLYLLDIDIEENGERWITGQLYGWFGEERIAQELVLGVGGVRALRALGIEVDIYHFNEGHALFAGFELIREKRRQGMSHEEALKATRDEVVFTTHTPVVQGNESHPIDRLMYMGANMGMTIEQLVALGGSPFNMTVGALSLSKMSNAVAQLHGETANKMWDHVDGRSDIKAITNAIHVPTWVDNGMLDAAEKGEGIWERHQENKKNLVTFIQERTGAQLDAEKLLIGFSRRAAPYKRSDLIFNEPEVIEPLLKDQCLQIVFSGKAHPFDDTGKGIVKNLVAMSKKYPDSVVFLENYGMEIGAQLTRGSDVWLNNPRRPMEASGTSGMKAAMNGVLNFSILDGWWPEACEHGVTGWQFGDGFESDDYEVLDAHDLAALYKVLQEEVIPAYYNDKAKWVEMMRESIRQTRVQFDVKRMLEEYYELLYNA, encoded by the coding sequence ATGAGCTCTAATGATCAACCCAAAGTTGCCTATTTCTGTATGGAATACGGCCTACACGAAGAATTTAAGATGTACGCCGGAGGTCTCGGAATCTTAGCCGGTGACTACATGAAAGGGGCTAAACAATACAATTTTCCGATCGTGGGCATCGGAATAAAATGGAAACAAGGGTATACCGATCAACGGATCGACGCCGACGGAAAGCCGTACGACACCTACCACAATTACGAGTACCCCTTATTGGAAGACACGGGGATTATCGTGCCGGTTGAGATTCGTGGACACGAGATCCACTGCAAGGTTTGGAAAACAGAACGTTACGACAACGCGCCGTTGTACTTGCTCGACATCGATATCGAAGAGAATGGAGAGCGTTGGATCACCGGGCAGTTGTACGGTTGGTTTGGCGAAGAGCGCATAGCTCAAGAGCTCGTGCTGGGTGTCGGAGGTGTTCGAGCATTGCGTGCATTAGGGATCGAAGTTGATATTTATCATTTCAATGAGGGTCATGCTTTGTTCGCAGGATTTGAGCTGATTCGTGAAAAGCGCCGGCAAGGAATGTCGCACGAAGAGGCATTGAAAGCAACCCGCGATGAGGTGGTATTCACTACGCATACACCGGTAGTACAGGGGAACGAATCTCACCCTATCGATAGACTCATGTATATGGGAGCGAACATGGGCATGACCATTGAGCAGCTCGTGGCCCTGGGAGGGTCTCCTTTCAACATGACCGTAGGTGCCCTGAGTCTATCTAAGATGTCGAATGCCGTGGCTCAGCTTCACGGTGAAACGGCCAACAAGATGTGGGATCACGTTGATGGCCGTTCGGACATCAAGGCCATTACAAACGCCATCCACGTTCCTACTTGGGTAGATAACGGAATGCTCGACGCAGCTGAAAAAGGCGAGGGTATTTGGGAGCGCCATCAAGAAAATAAAAAGAATCTGGTAACCTTCATTCAGGAACGTACGGGGGCTCAGCTCGACGCAGAGAAACTCCTTATCGGATTCTCGCGTCGAGCAGCACCGTACAAACGATCCGACCTCATCTTTAACGAACCGGAAGTCATTGAGCCACTATTGAAAGACCAGTGCTTGCAGATCGTTTTCAGCGGTAAGGCACACCCTTTTGACGACACCGGTAAGGGAATCGTGAAGAACCTGGTTGCTATGAGTAAAAAGTATCCGGATAGTGTAGTCTTCCTCGAAAACTACGGTATGGAGATCGGTGCTCAACTGACCCGCGGATCCGATGTTTGGTTGAACAACCCCCGTCGCCCCATGGAGGCATCGGGCACCTCGGGAATGAAAGCCGCCATGAATGGAGTATTGAACTTCAGTATCCTCGACGGATGGTGGCCCGAAGCCTGTGAGCACGGCGTAACGGGTTGGCAATTTGGCGACGGTTTCGAGTCGGACGATTACGAAGTGCTCGATGCACACGACCTAGCAGCGCTGTACAAAGTGCTTCAGGAGGAGGTGATTCCGGCGTACTACAACGACAAAGCGAAGTGGGTCGAAATGATGCGCGAAAGCATTCGGCAAACGCGCGTTCAATTCGATGTTAAACGTATGTTGGAGGAGTATTACGAGTTGTTATACAACGCTTAA
- a CDS encoding DUF3536 domain-containing protein yields the protein MRKIPYVCIHGHFYQPPRENAWLDEIEIQESAAPYHDWNERIMRECYGPNTTSRILNDQGKLVDIVNNYARMSFNFGPTLLSWLEQHAPKAYQAILDADKLSMKYFNGHGSAMAQVYNHIIMPLANRRDKETQVFWGLHDFKVRFGRDAEGIWLAETAVDTETLEVLVDFGIKFTVLSPYQAKRFRKKGESEWADGIDSRRPYTIILPTGREISIFFYDGERSKGVAFEGYLNDGGFFAENLVSGFDESIEEPQLINIATDGESYGHHHKNGDMALAYCMRFLEESGRAKMTNYSQYLAMYPPEYEAEIVEDSSWSCAHGVERWRSNCGCHTSGPGHWNQEWRVGLREALDWLSDQFADIYEREMSDYVDMPWSVRNKYVEVIYERSLETHERFVEDHTKKRLGTEEVTRFNRLLEMQKHSLYMFTSCGWFFNDISGIETVQILQYAARGIQLAESVNKRRLTAGFLKRLKKAQSNIPEKGTGEDIYLNDVAPKVLTLTQVGMHYAVDSLFEDSSQEITVLNYDCTSDWFHRSKMGTYIFAAGFTRVRSRVTMSEKKFSFAILYLGNHHLIGSTATKLVPEEFDSIVDLAAATFDAGNLSDCIDIIKKYFKEKSFSYFDLFKDQQLR from the coding sequence ATGAGGAAGATACCTTACGTCTGTATTCACGGACATTTTTATCAACCCCCGCGCGAGAACGCCTGGCTCGATGAGATCGAGATACAGGAGTCGGCGGCACCTTATCACGACTGGAACGAGCGCATTATGCGCGAGTGTTACGGACCCAATACCACGAGTCGAATCTTGAACGATCAGGGTAAGCTCGTGGATATCGTGAATAATTACGCCCGAATGAGTTTCAACTTCGGGCCAACGCTTTTATCCTGGCTCGAGCAGCATGCCCCTAAAGCCTATCAGGCCATTTTGGATGCGGATAAGTTGAGCATGAAGTATTTCAATGGCCACGGGTCGGCCATGGCTCAGGTGTACAATCACATTATAATGCCTCTGGCTAATCGGCGCGATAAGGAGACGCAGGTTTTTTGGGGCTTGCACGATTTTAAGGTGCGCTTTGGGCGAGATGCCGAAGGAATTTGGCTTGCGGAAACGGCTGTGGATACCGAGACGCTGGAAGTTTTGGTCGATTTCGGCATCAAGTTCACCGTGCTTTCGCCTTATCAGGCAAAGCGTTTTCGGAAAAAGGGAGAGAGTGAATGGGCTGACGGAATCGACTCACGTAGACCGTACACGATCATCCTGCCGACAGGCAGAGAAATCAGTATTTTCTTTTACGACGGCGAACGAAGCAAAGGGGTGGCCTTTGAGGGGTATTTGAACGACGGAGGATTCTTTGCCGAGAACTTGGTTTCCGGTTTTGACGAATCGATCGAGGAGCCGCAGTTGATCAATATTGCTACGGATGGTGAGAGTTACGGCCACCATCATAAGAATGGCGATATGGCATTGGCGTACTGTATGCGTTTTTTGGAGGAGTCGGGCCGCGCAAAGATGACCAACTACAGCCAGTACTTGGCGATGTATCCGCCCGAATATGAGGCGGAGATCGTGGAGGATTCGAGCTGGAGCTGCGCTCATGGTGTTGAGCGTTGGCGGAGCAATTGCGGCTGCCATACCAGTGGTCCCGGCCACTGGAATCAAGAGTGGCGCGTAGGTTTACGCGAGGCATTGGATTGGCTCAGCGATCAGTTCGCCGATATTTATGAACGCGAGATGTCTGATTATGTGGACATGCCCTGGAGCGTTCGAAATAAGTATGTGGAGGTGATCTACGAACGCTCGCTTGAAACGCATGAGCGATTCGTGGAAGATCATACGAAGAAAAGGCTTGGAACGGAGGAGGTCACGCGTTTTAACCGGTTGTTGGAAATGCAAAAACACAGCCTGTACATGTTTACGAGCTGTGGTTGGTTCTTCAACGATATTTCGGGGATCGAAACGGTTCAGATACTCCAGTACGCAGCACGCGGAATACAGTTGGCGGAAAGCGTGAATAAGAGGAGGCTGACGGCCGGATTCTTAAAGCGGTTGAAGAAAGCTCAAAGCAATATCCCGGAAAAGGGTACCGGAGAGGACATCTACCTGAACGACGTGGCACCCAAGGTGCTTACGCTGACTCAGGTGGGAATGCACTATGCGGTGGACTCCCTTTTCGAGGACAGTTCGCAGGAGATCACTGTATTGAATTACGACTGTACGAGCGACTGGTTCCACAGAAGTAAAATGGGAACGTACATTTTTGCAGCGGGTTTTACGCGAGTTCGCTCCCGGGTGACCATGAGTGAAAAGAAGTTCAGCTTCGCCATTTTGTACCTGGGTAACCACCACTTGATCGGCAGTACGGCGACCAAGTTGGTGCCGGAGGAATTCGACTCTATTGTTGATCTGGCCGCGGCCACTTTTGACGCGGGGAATTTGTCGGATTGTATCGACATCATCAAGAAGTACTTCAAGGAGAAGAGTTTCTCGTATTTCGACCTGTTCAAGGATCAGCAGCTACGTTAG
- a CDS encoding response regulator transcription factor — MERYPDIKIVMLSVFDQEEHLFAALQAGAIGYLLKGERPAEIENALYAALDGRMPMSPALARQTLAFMRGADRAVGTEKLETFKLSKREVELLQHLAEAKTYQEIADALFISTKTVRNHVHSIYKKLQVQSKAEAVQKALKNRWF, encoded by the coding sequence GTGGAACGCTATCCGGATATCAAGATCGTAATGCTGAGCGTATTCGATCAGGAAGAACATTTGTTCGCAGCTTTGCAGGCCGGAGCCATAGGCTATTTACTGAAAGGTGAACGCCCTGCGGAGATCGAAAATGCCCTCTATGCGGCACTCGACGGGCGTATGCCGATGTCCCCAGCCCTGGCACGGCAGACTCTGGCGTTCATGCGAGGTGCGGATCGTGCCGTAGGCACAGAAAAATTAGAGACCTTTAAATTGAGCAAGCGCGAGGTCGAGCTTTTGCAGCATTTGGCTGAGGCCAAGACTTATCAGGAGATCGCCGACGCGTTGTTCATAAGCACCAAGACCGTACGCAACCATGTGCACAGTATCTACAAAAAGCTGCAGGTACAATCCAAGGCCGAGGCCGTTCAGAAGGCCTTGAAGAACCGCTGGTTCTGA
- a CDS encoding exo-alpha-sialidase produces MIRTLLFAVTCAQAQSWQNLGFFYDTQDLVWEKPRIDVSADDGVMVASFNSRDAGRSAYVSADDGASWSVMDSDFQHSYVGFDAQNNMYIVTRKKQSGASLTYVDSLYYSSDNGSTLQPLADLPDWSINDRNFYIDAQGRFYTPSNSMNGDLDFYLRRYQNGSVSDSIISPFAIGSDAMQAMILTSNGVLVISTFNAGVWKSTDGGASWVDATDETELGTSTFAWFTEGASGRLYLAGPSFRYSDDDGDTWVSHGCGTTP; encoded by the coding sequence ATGATACGAACTTTACTTTTTGCCGTTACCTGCGCACAAGCTCAAAGCTGGCAAAACCTCGGATTCTTTTACGATACACAAGACCTCGTGTGGGAAAAGCCGCGCATCGATGTATCGGCAGACGATGGGGTTATGGTTGCCTCGTTCAACTCGCGAGACGCCGGAAGATCGGCTTATGTTTCGGCCGATGACGGCGCCAGCTGGTCGGTGATGGACAGCGACTTTCAGCACAGCTATGTGGGCTTCGACGCCCAGAACAACATGTACATTGTTACCCGAAAAAAGCAATCGGGAGCAAGTTTGACCTATGTCGATTCCCTATACTACTCTAGCGATAACGGCTCAACACTACAGCCATTGGCCGATTTGCCCGATTGGAGCATCAACGATCGAAACTTCTACATCGATGCTCAAGGTCGGTTTTACACACCGTCGAACTCCATGAATGGAGACCTCGATTTTTATTTGCGACGATATCAAAACGGCTCGGTGTCCGACTCCATCATTTCGCCCTTTGCCATAGGGTCCGATGCTATGCAGGCCATGATCCTAACGAGCAATGGGGTGTTGGTGATCAGTACCTTCAATGCCGGGGTGTGGAAGAGCACGGACGGTGGCGCCTCGTGGGTCGATGCCACGGACGAAACGGAGTTAGGTACTTCCACCTTTGCTTGGTTTACCGAGGGTGCATCGGGCCGATTGTACTTGGCGGGGCCATCGTTCCGGTACTCGGATGACGATGGCGACACGTGGGTGAGCCATGGGTGTGGAACAACTCCTTGA
- a CDS encoding fibrobacter succinogenes major paralogous domain-containing protein: MGAKPVDARRWSHIQHGADVKNLYYAEKEDRNDLNEYFESFRNDLRAKGYTKENMDILTGGYSSLGLWEREFLLVLDPESDHAVYTAVPLRISMKALNYGDAERINPSDEMPFNFSDEHWSLLQQVIKLVIEEAQDPPDSYWRTEVESDRADYSKFKSSYDWNAEGVSFYAYRHLDNEEKVDIELDLSEIAIDGLTKKQVASLAMICIQEELFRKGYVRTVAFENSFEHDAFMIKRTFAGEVIPNHVLKADFSNEHLMIRAEDVKTPLELFLPPGPLTDASGNEYNVLRIGRYEITEPNLRTTRFNNGDSILVVSNGDEFFAYCAMRVPAATYAEFDPANASYGLYYNAAVLYDPRGIALNGYKVPNYDDWYNFTLELNHPREATLLKADSTWPESSYTTNTFGFNALAGGRVDRNDFEEFGSCAYWWEYSPELKKPEVEDGNWGFVFRSFKMVQGKTLTPGVFEPSFFTSYDFGQNIRLIKSLKEKP; encoded by the coding sequence GTGGGCGCAAAGCCTGTGGATGCCCGACGTTGGAGCCATATTCAGCATGGTGCAGACGTCAAAAACTTGTACTACGCTGAAAAGGAAGACCGGAACGATTTGAATGAGTATTTCGAATCGTTCCGCAATGACCTACGGGCAAAAGGCTATACAAAAGAGAATATGGATATCCTCACCGGTGGTTACAGTAGTCTCGGACTGTGGGAGCGTGAATTTTTGTTAGTACTCGACCCCGAAAGCGACCATGCTGTGTATACGGCTGTTCCATTGAGGATCTCTATGAAAGCCCTGAACTATGGAGATGCAGAACGCATAAATCCGTCCGATGAAATGCCATTTAATTTTAGTGACGAACACTGGTCTTTGCTTCAGCAGGTAATTAAGTTGGTTATCGAAGAAGCACAAGACCCGCCCGATAGTTATTGGCGAACTGAGGTTGAATCGGACCGCGCGGATTACAGTAAGTTCAAAAGTAGCTACGACTGGAATGCCGAAGGGGTTTCGTTCTATGCCTATCGACACTTAGACAATGAAGAAAAGGTGGATATAGAGCTCGACCTGAGTGAAATTGCCATAGACGGGTTAACCAAGAAGCAAGTTGCATCACTTGCGATGATTTGTATTCAAGAAGAGCTTTTCAGAAAAGGGTATGTTCGGACTGTCGCCTTTGAAAATAGCTTCGAGCACGATGCTTTCATGATCAAAAGAACCTTTGCCGGTGAGGTTATCCCAAATCACGTTTTGAAGGCAGACTTTTCAAATGAGCACCTGATGATTAGAGCAGAAGACGTCAAAACTCCACTTGAGCTCTTTTTGCCTCCCGGTCCATTGACCGATGCCTCCGGAAATGAATATAACGTACTGCGAATCGGGCGATATGAGATCACGGAGCCCAATTTGCGCACGACTCGATTTAATAATGGCGACTCTATTCTGGTGGTATCAAATGGAGATGAGTTTTTCGCCTACTGTGCTATGCGGGTACCGGCCGCCACATATGCCGAATTTGACCCGGCGAACGCTTCATACGGTCTGTACTACAATGCCGCCGTTCTTTATGACCCGAGGGGAATAGCGCTGAATGGTTACAAAGTGCCCAACTACGATGATTGGTACAATTTTACATTGGAACTTAACCACCCGCGAGAAGCCACCTTGCTAAAAGCTGATAGTACTTGGCCCGAATCGAGTTATACGACGAATACTTTTGGGTTCAATGCCCTTGCTGGCGGTAGAGTTGATCGCAATGATTTCGAAGAGTTCGGTTCATGCGCTTATTGGTGGGAATACAGCCCAGAGCTCAAAAAGCCGGAGGTTGAGGACGGTAATTGGGGTTTTGTTTTCCGTTCTTTCAAAATGGTGCAAGGAAAAACACTAACGCCGGGGGTATTTGAACCCTCATTTTTTACTTCATATGACTTTGGACAAAACATCAGACTGATAAAATCCTTAAAAGAAAAACCATGA